GCCGGGGAGGGGACCCACGGCATCCGCCGCCACAGGTGACCGTGCCCGGCCAGCCTGTGTGCCTGCACCCACTGGGACCCTGGCCTTCTCCGGCCCCCGCGGGTCTGTGCCTGCAtctccatccctctgtccatccGTGcctctgtccatccatccacccaactAATGGTGCAGGGATGCACCTACCACCCCTGGCGTGCGCCCATCCGTCCATCATCCGTCATCCGTCCATCATCCGTCTGTCACCCGTCCATCTGTCCACCTACCCGTCCATCCCTCTGTCTCGTCACCCACCCACTCCCCCAGGTGTGCACCCACCTCTCCGGCCGTGtcccccccgtcccgtccccccatccctccctccatcctgccATCTGTCCATCCACCCATCCTCTCacccctccctgtgccccccccgcgtccttcccctcccttttctctgttttcccgggttttttccttcttcccttccccccgttttccatttttcctggttttctttccccttttcccttttttctcctcccctccccagtttttcccttccctccttcaccCCCCCCGCCCGGTCTCTGCTGCCCCCTACCGACCCCGCGCTGCCACCGccccgccccgagccccgccCATTGCCCCACCCATTACCCCGCCCCACCCGTCACGCGCCGCGCAGGTTCCGGGCGCGGGCGGTGCGCGGCGCGCGcaggtggggcggggcggggcggggcggtgcgCGGGGatgcaatggggggggggaggggggcggaaTGCAGCCGGGAGTGGGGGGGGGCTGGAATtagggaggggggggcggggggcggagTGTCCCGCGTGGGtgcgggggggggcagagcccgGTGAGGGGGTGCTGCCGGTGCTCGCCCCGCTTGGCCCGTTCCCGCACCCCCCCCCGGTCCTCCTGCGGGGTGAGCCCCCACGCTGGCCTCCCCCGGCCCCGAGTGGGGCTCCACGGGCGTTGGGTACCCCGCTGCTGCCGCCCGGGGTTGTCCGTGTCCCGGGGAGCATCGTCCTGGCTGGGGTGTGTGCACCgggaccccccctccccgttcCTGCCCGGCCTCAGGGGTTTTTACTGGGTCGGTGGGTTTTTACTGGGTCGGTGGGTTTTTGTTGGGGCGGTAGGTTTTTACTGGGGCAGTGGGTTATTACTGGGATAGTGGGTTATTACCGGGATAGTGGGTTATTACTGGGGCAGTTGGTTATTACCAGGTTGGTGGGTTATTACGGGGGCGGTTGTGGGTTCGCAGACGTCCCGTCCGGCGGGGCCGGACACCCACGTCCCCATGCGGAGAGGAGCCGGCGCTGGGTCATGAGCAACACCACAGCCCCCACGGCCCCGGGTACGGTGGGCGACTCTCTGGTGGGCTACGTCCTGGGACCCTTCCTCCTCGTCACCCTCCTCGGCGCCCTCCTGGCTGCGGTGAGTGGGTGGGCATGGCCGGGAGGGGACACACGACACACGACACACCGTCCCGAGCCCGCTCACgccttctcctgctctccttgtaGGTGATGTACGTCCAGAAGAAGCGGAGGTGAGCGtggggctggttttgggggggggggatgtgggacCGGTCACCGCTCAGCCGCCGTCCCCCTGCCAGGTTTGACCGCCTGCGCCACCGGCTGCTGCCCATGTACAGCTACGACCCGGCCGAGGAGCTGCAGGAATccgagcaggagctgctggtggagGCGGAGGACACCCGGGTGGGTGACCCGCTGCGTTTTGGGGACGggagtttggttttgggggtCGGGTACGGGTGGGGTGGCTCTGTGGGTCACTCGCCAGCCATGCACGGTGCTGCTGGGAATtgctatttatctattttttgcaggaaaaattaGCGTTCGGGAGCCCACGGGGGCTGTTAAGCCTGGGTGGGAGCTCACGGGGCCAGCCTGCCCCGAGGGAGCACCGGGCTCTGGGAGCCAGGCGGAGGTTTGGGTATAATCTAAAGGTTTTTGGGAGGGTCGGGCTGTGCCTGTGAGCCAGGGGCTTCTCCACGCACCCTGATGCCATTTGGGGTTGCTTTGCCCCCCGGCTTGGCACCGGCGGGTGTCTGGACTGGGGCCACCCACCGTCCCCTCCCAAAGCCGCCCGGCGTGCTGAGGGCACGCTCTCTGTTGCAGGTGGtgccgggctgggggggacccTCGCCCCATCGGCCCCCGCGCGGGGACTGGAAGGCCTGATGTTGGCCGGAGAGCTGGGGCCGAATCCTGCCCGCAGGAGGCAAGGGAGGACGGTGTCAGCACCGGCGCTGCTGCCTTCGCCGTCTGCCACGAAGGGCAGGATGCGCCCGCGGTGGCATTGGCGATACCGGCGGCTTTTGCCCAGGAGCGATCCCACCTTGTGAGCACTGACGATAACGAGTTATGTCCCGCCTCGGCAcctgtttttgcctttttttttttttttttttttcttgaaccacCCCACCAGTCCTTTAAAATGCACTGAGCAGGACGGCCGGGGCTGGCACCCCGGCGAGGGAGCAGCCGGGTGCCGGGGCTTTGCCGGGCACGGAGGGCAGGATGCCTGTGGAGGAGCAACGCGGCATGTGCTGGAGCAAATAAACGTCTTTCTCTGCATTCGGCCAAGAAGAGTTTTCAGCAGCACAAGCGCTGCCGGCCCACGGGTCAGCATCACGCGTCCCTGCCTCAGCAGCATCATGACGCGGTTTAGTAATAAGGAGCCGAGGAcgggagttttgggggggggggacagcaggGTTTTGCCTGTTTCTGTTTCCATCGGCAGCTCCCGTCTGTCCCCGCGGAGGATGGCTGGCACCATCGCGGATGTCCCTGCGGAGGAGGTACCGTGCGGAGCGGCCGCTCCGTGCCTGCGGGCTCTCCCTGCGTGGAGAAAACCTGCTCCCACCCCGCTGCCAGGGGCTGGACCCCAGCCAGAGTCCAGGGCAGAGGCATCAAACATccataaaatgttttattcaagTAACTGCAAATAGGAAACCAAAAGGTCGTTAACAGTggaccaggagaaaaaaaaaaaaaccaaaccaaaccccaattTTCTCGCGCCAGGGCCGCCTGGCACAGACCTCCAGTCCCGCTGCAGCCGTCGTGCAGGGGGTGGTGTGGTGGGGGGGAGCATCCCGtggtccccccaccccaccaccctgCCAGCCTCTatcccttgcagcagcagcagagcaacCTAGACcttaaaataacaatttaaaaaaagaaaaaaaagcccaaaaaaggagaggggaaaaaaataccccgCGGCCCCCCGAAAAAGGAAACATGGAGCCTACGATGCCCCGGCAgccggcacagcagcagcacgTCTGTGAGTTCAGAGAGTGGAACTTAAATATCCAGAGGTAGttgtgaatgaaagaaaaaaaaaaaagtactaaaaaaaaaaaaaaaatgtatatataccAGAACTTATGAGGAAAGGGCTGCCCTGAGCTGGCCCCGCTCGGGCACCCCCGGGGATGGGCACCGGGCCCCGGCATCACCGCAGGAGCTGCTCTCCCGCACACAGTGCAGTCAcccaggatttggggggggggggtacgaGGGGGGGTTTGCCTGGGGTAACAGCAGGCCAGAGCGAAGGTCTAATGCATTTGGGGAGGGTCTTACCTtcgctgacaccccccccccaatctctTCCCTGTGGCAAAGcccggtgcgggggggggggcaaccagCACCCACTTTGGGTGGGTGAGATCACTGCCTTGGGGGGGGGCAGCAAAGGCAGGGGGTCCCAGCCCCGGCTCTTTGCCAGGGACCCCCTTTGCCAGTGGGGCTGCCCCAAAACCCAGcgctggggagaagggggagccGGGGTGGGtgccccccctccagccccccccccccgggtggggggctgcgggggccaCCTGGGTTGGGCCATTTTCCAGTGCTGCCGTTGTCTGAGGATGAGGAAGGAgtggaagagggaggaggaaaaagccaGGGCGGCACAGTGGGTTTCTCCCCGTCCCTCTCCCCCCGGCCGCCGAGGACGCGGGACCGTCGGGCGATGAGGTAGCGCCGGTCGGGGAGGTTTCACTGCTCCTCCTCGGATGACTCCTGGGAAATGTTCACCTCCTCTtcgtcctgctgctgccaggtaaGGGAgtgtggttgggggggggggggtgccaggggctgcagtcacCCCCCCATCGTCCCTGGATGAAGGGCTGGCCAAGCACATCACGCCCCTTGTGCaaagagggaaactgaggcaccagcACCCTCCTG
The Harpia harpyja isolate bHarHar1 chromosome 19, bHarHar1 primary haplotype, whole genome shotgun sequence DNA segment above includes these coding regions:
- the SMIM29 gene encoding small integral membrane protein 29: MSNTTAPTAPGTVGDSLVGYVLGPFLLVTLLGALLAAVMYVQKKRRFDRLRHRLLPMYSYDPAEELQESEQELLVEAEDTRVVPGWGGPSPHRPPRGDWKA